The following are from one region of the Cystobacter fuscus DSM 2262 genome:
- a CDS encoding carbohydrate binding domain-containing protein has product MLALLAVGLMAGGCKVTEEPPPEPQPQPQPNPEPPAPLVVDGQRYSLTWEEDFGGALNGGQPRSFLNTNFWTKENLGVNNEQQAYTNRECPDHPNDWNYCVENGRLSLRARHESLDCVVWKQCTADAECGQGGTCAATKYCVYDQNKNGVSDHEECAPFNGTGNAPHNETSYTSGRIKSDEKVEFRYGYIEFRARMPFAELPAGTTPPNGMWPAIWMLGANSGIEKGGREDTVGWPMSGEIDIMEYTQIKENPVLYPQNEAMGFNALWREYPEVGEAAMAAGAWQPNACSSWPNNGDAKCDGDVGGARVSWGGKTIDYHQWHTWGFLWDENGFKIYIDELPQNGGKPVASFSTGDDATEYRQPMFLILNNAVGGDLGCSGWSGRACTTSAQCANGAACENGMCKETPGSCVDVDWAAHGDKAQLEVDYVRWFHRDSGYARAKAAPCQDGNGDGTPDNIIRNCGFEEDYTSHRTDLFFEGGGGLTDILNEGGAHGFVQWVRVDNGGTQPYSVQVRQEGFQLQAGTSYQWTVDLKTSAALSVPIKITLAHEPWTTVASFSCDVGTAWTTCGPPPFTVTATDTYKFEIDLGNVGASKTNGIQAYIDNMYLATTANTCQPECTGKLCGDDGCGGSCGACAAGTTCGDWGQCVAPK; this is encoded by the coding sequence GTGTTGGCCCTCCTGGCCGTGGGCCTGATGGCCGGTGGATGCAAGGTGACCGAGGAGCCGCCGCCGGAGCCTCAGCCGCAGCCTCAGCCGAACCCCGAACCACCCGCCCCCCTCGTGGTGGACGGGCAGCGCTACTCGTTGACCTGGGAGGAGGACTTCGGCGGGGCGTTGAACGGGGGCCAGCCCAGGTCCTTTCTCAACACGAACTTCTGGACGAAGGAGAACCTGGGCGTCAACAACGAGCAGCAGGCCTACACCAACCGGGAGTGTCCCGACCATCCGAATGACTGGAATTACTGTGTCGAGAACGGCAGGTTGAGCCTGCGTGCGCGGCACGAGTCCCTGGACTGTGTCGTCTGGAAGCAATGCACGGCCGACGCCGAGTGCGGTCAGGGGGGCACCTGCGCGGCGACGAAGTACTGCGTGTACGATCAGAACAAGAACGGCGTGTCCGACCACGAGGAGTGCGCGCCCTTCAACGGCACGGGCAACGCGCCGCACAACGAGACGTCGTACACCTCGGGCCGCATCAAGAGCGACGAGAAGGTCGAGTTCCGCTACGGCTACATCGAGTTCCGGGCGCGCATGCCCTTCGCGGAGCTGCCCGCGGGCACCACGCCGCCCAATGGGATGTGGCCCGCCATCTGGATGCTCGGGGCCAACAGCGGCATCGAGAAGGGAGGCCGTGAAGACACGGTGGGCTGGCCCATGAGTGGGGAGATCGACATCATGGAGTACACCCAGATCAAGGAGAACCCGGTCCTCTATCCCCAGAACGAGGCCATGGGCTTCAACGCCCTGTGGCGCGAATATCCCGAGGTGGGCGAGGCCGCCATGGCGGCGGGGGCCTGGCAGCCCAACGCATGCAGCTCCTGGCCCAACAATGGAGATGCCAAATGTGACGGGGACGTGGGTGGGGCGCGCGTGAGCTGGGGAGGAAAGACGATCGACTACCACCAGTGGCACACCTGGGGTTTTCTCTGGGACGAGAACGGCTTCAAGATCTACATCGACGAGCTGCCCCAGAACGGGGGCAAGCCCGTGGCCTCCTTCAGCACGGGTGACGACGCGACCGAGTACCGCCAGCCGATGTTCCTCATCCTCAACAACGCGGTGGGTGGGGATCTGGGGTGCTCGGGCTGGTCGGGCCGTGCCTGCACCACCAGCGCGCAGTGCGCCAATGGCGCGGCGTGTGAGAACGGCATGTGCAAGGAGACGCCGGGGTCATGCGTCGACGTCGACTGGGCGGCCCATGGAGACAAGGCCCAGTTGGAGGTGGATTACGTGCGCTGGTTCCACCGCGACTCGGGTTATGCGCGGGCCAAGGCGGCGCCCTGCCAGGATGGCAACGGCGATGGGACGCCCGACAACATCATCCGCAACTGCGGCTTCGAGGAGGACTACACCTCCCACCGCACCGATCTCTTCTTCGAGGGCGGCGGCGGTCTGACGGACATCCTCAACGAGGGCGGTGCGCACGGCTTCGTGCAGTGGGTGCGCGTCGACAACGGGGGAACGCAGCCCTACAGCGTGCAGGTCCGGCAGGAGGGCTTTCAGTTGCAGGCGGGCACGTCCTATCAGTGGACGGTGGACCTGAAGACGAGCGCGGCCCTCTCCGTGCCCATCAAGATCACCCTGGCGCACGAGCCGTGGACGACCGTGGCTTCCTTCTCGTGTGACGTCGGCACGGCGTGGACGACGTGCGGCCCGCCCCCGTTCACCGTGACGGCCACGGACACCTACAAGTTCGAGATCGATCTGGGCAACGTCGGCGCGAGCAAGACCAACGGCATCCAGGCGTACATCGACAACATGTACCTGGCCACCACGGCGAACACCTGCCAACCCGAGTGCACGGGCAAGCTGTGTGGTGATGATGGTTGCGGTGGCTCGTGTGGCGCGTGCGCGGCGGGGACGACCTGCGGCGATTGGGGTCAGTGCGTCGCGCCGAAGTAG
- a CDS encoding CBM96 family carbohydrate-binding protein: MAALAAGSEQNSRVFAPVADARVEGTTATQNFGGSSVLKVDGSPQYESFLRFELQGLTGTVLGAKLRLYATDATVNGPAVYTTDETWQEGSVTYQTRPGNQTWVASAGSVAANSWVEWDVTSAVQGKSTVSFSLGPTGTDGTVFNSRESPSTDTRPQLVVTVDGGGAPTQGGWTFYGSAEGLPSRVLGVSADAGGNLWVAGGENGLFVLEKGQTRFRRFTMEDGLRPYGYMIDGSAPLGTKYLNVISVAGGPAGVAFVGYGGKAPAAGMPTCEDEWDAAPSAGRTPDASIYKSGDADRVTLSGSGIQVVHYDISSGPNMVAAEPRGREKLCHILRIAYDPKTRGVWFGANHGFAWGNADFTGYSCAPGTWNYGCAGVMEHVHPAINGWNASGTGVVLLTDAYYGVSLAPNGDVWFGGAIRSTRFRYGTLGYNYWSAQVQTEGRAYSANRIDVWPDAVSEPTLPTREQRVDDNVSGMAVMGDQSVWVGSFTRGLALLDSNGQRLRTLSTELVDGAGRVSAVAADPSDESVWAGASWGEGLSRVRGGEVLLYGASVLPSFVHWLPVKDIQVDRSGPQRRILVAFDGTPSKPGAIGVYTGP, encoded by the coding sequence ATGGCGGCCCTGGCCGCCGGGTCCGAGCAGAACTCCCGGGTCTTCGCTCCCGTGGCCGATGCCCGGGTGGAGGGCACTACCGCGACGCAGAACTTCGGCGGCTCCTCGGTCCTCAAGGTGGATGGCTCGCCGCAATACGAGTCCTTCCTCCGCTTCGAGCTCCAGGGCCTGACGGGGACCGTGCTCGGCGCGAAGCTGCGGCTGTACGCCACGGATGCCACGGTCAACGGACCCGCCGTCTACACGACAGATGAGACGTGGCAGGAAGGCTCGGTGACCTACCAGACCCGGCCAGGCAACCAGACCTGGGTGGCCAGCGCCGGGTCCGTGGCGGCCAACTCCTGGGTGGAGTGGGACGTGACGTCCGCCGTCCAGGGCAAGAGCACGGTGAGCTTCTCGCTGGGTCCCACGGGGACGGATGGCACCGTGTTCAACTCGCGCGAGTCGCCCAGCACGGACACGAGGCCCCAGCTCGTCGTGACGGTGGACGGCGGCGGCGCCCCCACCCAGGGGGGCTGGACGTTCTACGGAAGCGCCGAGGGCCTGCCTTCGCGTGTGCTCGGGGTGAGCGCCGACGCGGGCGGCAACCTCTGGGTGGCGGGCGGAGAGAATGGGTTGTTCGTCCTCGAGAAGGGGCAGACCCGCTTCCGCCGCTTCACGATGGAGGACGGCCTGCGCCCCTATGGCTACATGATCGATGGGAGCGCCCCTCTGGGGACGAAGTACCTCAACGTCATCTCGGTCGCCGGAGGCCCCGCGGGCGTGGCCTTCGTCGGCTATGGAGGCAAGGCTCCCGCCGCGGGCATGCCCACGTGTGAGGACGAATGGGACGCGGCCCCCTCCGCGGGCCGCACCCCGGACGCGAGCATCTACAAGAGCGGGGACGCGGATCGCGTGACGCTCTCCGGCTCCGGCATCCAGGTGGTGCATTACGACATCTCCTCGGGGCCCAACATGGTCGCCGCCGAGCCTCGCGGGCGGGAGAAGCTCTGTCATATCCTGCGTATCGCCTATGATCCGAAGACGCGCGGCGTCTGGTTTGGCGCCAACCATGGCTTCGCCTGGGGCAACGCGGACTTCACCGGCTATTCGTGCGCCCCGGGGACCTGGAACTACGGCTGCGCGGGGGTGATGGAGCATGTCCATCCGGCCATCAACGGCTGGAACGCGAGCGGGACGGGGGTAGTGCTGCTCACCGACGCGTACTACGGCGTCTCCTTGGCCCCCAACGGGGATGTCTGGTTTGGCGGTGCCATCCGCTCCACCCGCTTCCGCTATGGCACCCTGGGCTACAACTACTGGAGCGCGCAGGTACAGACCGAGGGCAGGGCCTACAGCGCCAACCGCATCGACGTGTGGCCGGATGCCGTGAGTGAACCCACCCTTCCCACCCGGGAGCAGCGGGTGGATGACAACGTGTCGGGCATGGCGGTGATGGGAGACCAGAGCGTGTGGGTGGGCAGCTTCACCCGGGGCCTGGCGCTGCTGGACTCGAACGGGCAGCGGCTGCGCACCCTGTCCACCGAGCTGGTGGATGGAGCGGGCCGGGTGTCCGCGGTGGCCGCGGACCCGAGCGACGAGAGCGTCTGGGCGGGCGCCAGTTGGGGCGAGGGCCTGAGCCGCGTGCGTGGAGGTGAGGTGCTGCTCTACGGCGCGAGCGTACTCCCCAGCTTCGTCCACTGGCTGCCCGTGAAGGACATCCAGGTGGACCGCTCGGGCCCCCAGCGCCGCATCCTCGTCGCCTTCGATGGAACCCCAAGCAAACCCGGCGCCATCGGCGTGTACACCGGGCCGTGA
- a CDS encoding CHAP domain-containing protein yields the protein MRFRLLKLPWLLGLACAASAVCGRERPEEPAATSSVEVTERGERVALRAAGLVGTSLRRYPVSDDCSGLVRLAYQSVGVELLSQGKRPGENAASAMYRRAMRTGALHRHTPEPGDIVFFRETYDRNRDGLRNDGVTHVGVIESVASEGTVVFVHRGGKGVVRARMNLRHPERKGPGGEILNDFIRKAEGGKRARLTSELFAGYASASRL from the coding sequence ATGAGGTTTCGTCTGCTCAAGCTCCCCTGGCTGCTCGGCCTGGCATGCGCCGCTTCGGCGGTGTGCGGGCGTGAGCGGCCCGAGGAGCCCGCCGCGACGTCCTCCGTGGAGGTGACGGAGCGAGGCGAACGTGTGGCCCTCCGGGCCGCGGGGCTCGTGGGCACCTCGTTGCGCCGCTACCCCGTGTCGGACGACTGCTCGGGGCTCGTGCGGCTGGCCTACCAGTCGGTGGGCGTGGAGCTGTTGTCGCAGGGCAAGCGTCCTGGAGAGAACGCGGCGAGCGCCATGTACCGGCGCGCCATGCGCACGGGGGCGCTTCACCGCCACACCCCCGAGCCTGGCGACATCGTCTTCTTCCGCGAGACGTATGACCGCAACCGCGATGGCCTGCGCAACGACGGGGTGACGCACGTGGGCGTCATCGAGTCGGTGGCCAGCGAGGGCACTGTCGTCTTCGTGCACCGGGGCGGCAAGGGCGTGGTCCGCGCGCGGATGAACCTGCGCCACCCCGAACGCAAGGGGCCCGGAGGCGAGATCCTCAACGACTTCATCCGCAAGGCCGAGGGGGGAAAGCGCGCGCGGCTCACGAGTGAGCTCTTCGCGGGCTACGCGTCGGCCAGCCGCCTGTGA
- a CDS encoding alpha-amylase family glycosyl hydrolase, protein MPAWVRDAVVYHLYPLGMCGAPARNDFTSPPEARLARLHDWIEHLRGLGMNALYLGPVFESSSHGYDTADYSKVDRRLGTNADLSRLVAAMRAAGIRVILDGVFHHVGRDFWAFRDVQAHGERSRYRDWFSGLQFGKRSPYGDAFSYDGWSGHYNLVKLNLQNAEVRAHLFGVVEQWISEFGIEGLRLDVAEVMDVSFLRDLAAFCRRLRPDFWLLGEAIHGDYRRLGNPETLDSVTNYEVYKGLYSSLNDRNYFEIAYSLQRQFGEGGIYRDLPLYNFVDNHDVNRIASTLKEPAQLLPLHLMLFTIPGVPSIYYGSEWGQQGVKQGGDDSPLRPALVWPEALQRAPRPSLVREVARLARIRHQTRALRQGAYQQLLVAHEQFAFLRRFEAERVVVALNAANAPAAMRLDTGAPEGSTFVDLLEPDRRFTSRGGRLEIEQIPPRWGRILALS, encoded by the coding sequence ATGCCCGCATGGGTTCGTGATGCCGTGGTCTACCATCTCTATCCGCTCGGGATGTGCGGAGCGCCCGCGCGCAACGACTTCACCTCGCCACCCGAAGCCCGGCTGGCGCGGCTCCATGACTGGATCGAGCACCTGCGCGGACTGGGGATGAACGCGCTGTACCTGGGGCCCGTCTTCGAGTCGAGCAGCCATGGGTACGACACCGCCGACTACTCGAAGGTGGACCGGCGATTGGGGACCAACGCCGACCTGAGCCGGCTGGTGGCGGCCATGCGCGCCGCGGGCATCCGGGTCATCCTCGATGGCGTCTTCCACCACGTCGGCCGGGACTTCTGGGCGTTCCGCGACGTGCAGGCGCACGGGGAGCGGTCGCGCTACCGCGATTGGTTCTCGGGGCTCCAGTTCGGAAAGCGCAGCCCTTACGGTGATGCGTTCTCCTATGACGGCTGGAGCGGGCATTACAACCTCGTCAAGCTGAACCTCCAGAACGCCGAGGTCCGCGCGCACCTGTTCGGCGTGGTGGAGCAGTGGATCTCCGAGTTCGGCATCGAAGGGCTCCGGTTGGATGTCGCCGAGGTGATGGATGTCTCCTTCTTGAGAGACCTCGCGGCGTTCTGTCGCCGGCTGCGGCCTGACTTCTGGCTGCTGGGCGAGGCCATCCACGGGGATTACCGCCGCCTGGGCAATCCGGAAACGCTCGACTCCGTCACCAATTACGAGGTGTACAAGGGGCTGTACTCCAGCCTCAATGATCGGAACTACTTCGAGATCGCCTATTCCCTCCAGCGTCAGTTCGGTGAGGGCGGCATCTACCGCGACCTGCCGCTCTACAACTTCGTGGACAACCACGACGTGAACCGGATCGCGAGCACCCTGAAGGAGCCGGCGCAGCTCCTTCCGCTCCACCTGATGCTCTTCACGATTCCGGGTGTTCCCTCCATCTATTACGGCAGCGAGTGGGGCCAGCAGGGGGTGAAGCAGGGCGGAGACGATTCTCCCCTGCGCCCCGCGCTCGTCTGGCCCGAGGCCCTGCAACGCGCGCCTCGGCCTTCGTTGGTCCGCGAGGTGGCCCGGCTGGCGCGCATCCGCCACCAGACGCGGGCCCTCCGCCAGGGCGCCTACCAACAGCTCCTCGTGGCCCACGAACAGTTCGCGTTCCTGCGCCGCTTCGAGGCCGAGCGCGTCGTCGTGGCGCTCAATGCCGCCAACGCTCCGGCGGCCATGCGCCTCGACACGGGAGCCCCCGAAGGGAGCACGTTCGTGGATCTGCTGGAGCCGGACAGGCGCTTCACGAGCCGTGGCGGAAGACTCGAGATCGAGCAAATCCCGCCTCGGTGGGGGCGGATTCTCGCCTTGTCCTGA
- a CDS encoding general secretion pathway protein GspE — MAYTRKRVAPTEKNRTGGMIYKGSSPDPGGRPMQMMKKRLGDILLEMGGVDGLQLQSALAYQRKWGVPLGQVVVDLRFCSAEQVLRALSRQAGVPATDLDAEPLDPTLTKLVPRRLAEQHRVVPLRLEGPRDDLVVAIAAPANLHSLDAVRSVTRRARVVPMLASDSAIARAIERLYLDGAGAARRVEAEAIQLPEAEEDMTLHRDCMASMVEGGESAFSDRAIFLPDLDPRREVLELPLLEPLEVEELAELLALTEVAPPEAVEDSSGVLVYGWSEEVAAGLLRLLGEAGFQARVVGEERLLSASDHAVVLSPLPALEELERLPRSQLLVAGKEPERDVMRAQALGARGFLAAPLDTDLLLRAVKRLVKAAEAPSMFHASC, encoded by the coding sequence ATGGCGTACACACGCAAGAGAGTGGCGCCTACGGAGAAGAACCGGACGGGTGGAATGATCTACAAGGGGAGTTCTCCAGACCCCGGGGGGCGTCCGATGCAGATGATGAAGAAGCGGCTGGGTGACATCCTGTTGGAGATGGGCGGCGTGGATGGGTTGCAGTTGCAGTCGGCCCTGGCCTACCAGCGCAAGTGGGGCGTTCCACTGGGGCAGGTGGTGGTGGACCTGCGCTTCTGCTCGGCGGAACAGGTGCTTCGGGCGCTGTCGCGCCAGGCGGGAGTGCCCGCGACGGATCTCGACGCGGAGCCCTTGGATCCGACGCTGACGAAGCTGGTGCCGAGGCGCCTGGCGGAGCAGCACCGGGTGGTGCCGCTGCGGCTGGAGGGTCCCCGGGACGATCTGGTGGTGGCCATCGCCGCGCCCGCGAACCTTCATTCCCTGGACGCGGTGCGCAGCGTGACGCGCCGGGCGCGGGTGGTGCCCATGCTGGCCTCGGATTCGGCCATCGCGCGCGCCATCGAGCGGCTCTATCTGGACGGGGCGGGGGCTGCCCGGCGAGTGGAGGCGGAGGCCATCCAGCTCCCCGAGGCCGAGGAGGACATGACGCTGCACCGCGACTGCATGGCCTCGATGGTGGAGGGTGGGGAGTCGGCCTTCTCGGATCGCGCCATCTTCCTGCCGGACCTGGATCCCCGGCGTGAGGTGCTGGAGCTGCCCCTGCTCGAGCCGCTGGAGGTGGAGGAGCTGGCGGAACTCCTGGCCCTGACGGAGGTGGCGCCCCCCGAGGCCGTCGAGGACTCGAGCGGCGTGCTCGTCTATGGCTGGAGCGAGGAGGTGGCGGCCGGGCTGCTGCGCCTGTTGGGTGAGGCGGGCTTCCAGGCGCGGGTGGTGGGCGAGGAGCGGCTCCTGTCGGCGAGCGACCATGCGGTGGTCCTCTCTCCGCTGCCGGCGCTGGAGGAGCTGGAGCGGCTGCCCCGCTCCCAGTTGCTGGTCGCGGGCAAGGAGCCGGAGCGGGATGTGATGCGGGCCCAGGCCCTGGGCGCACGGGGCTTCCTGGCGGCGCCGCTGGACACGGACCTGCTGCTGCGCGCGGTGAAGCGGCTGGTGAAGGCGGCGGAAGCTCCCTCGATGTTTCACGCGAGCTGCTGA
- a CDS encoding TetR/AcrR family transcriptional regulator: protein MDTRGAIIDHAVRLFAARGYDAIGVQEICEAAGITKPTLYHHFGNKRGLFEALIQERCQPFLETLRRAADYAGDLPRSLQQVTLAYFEFARREPILYRLLLMFWFMRPSDEAFQRVADFNEKQHQFLVEMFREAQKGHGNMKGRQQAQAATLLGTINTYIVMSLNGHVELNEHLAHQAMHQFSHGIYS, encoded by the coding sequence ATGGATACGCGAGGAGCCATCATCGACCATGCCGTGCGGCTCTTCGCGGCGCGAGGCTATGACGCCATCGGGGTGCAGGAGATCTGCGAGGCCGCGGGCATCACCAAGCCGACGCTCTACCACCACTTTGGAAACAAGCGCGGGCTGTTCGAGGCGCTGATCCAGGAGCGGTGCCAGCCTTTCCTGGAAACGCTGCGTCGCGCGGCGGACTACGCCGGGGATCTGCCCCGGTCACTCCAGCAGGTGACCCTGGCCTATTTCGAGTTCGCCCGGCGCGAGCCGATCCTTTATCGGCTCCTGCTGATGTTCTGGTTCATGCGCCCCTCGGACGAGGCGTTCCAGCGGGTCGCCGATTTCAATGAGAAGCAGCACCAGTTCCTGGTGGAGATGTTCCGCGAGGCGCAGAAGGGCCACGGCAACATGAAGGGGCGGCAGCAGGCCCAGGCCGCGACGCTGCTCGGGACGATCAACACCTATATCGTCATGTCCCTCAATGGGCATGTCGAGTTGAACGAGCACCTGGCCCACCAGGCCATGCATCAGTTCTCACACGGTATCTACTCGTAG
- a CDS encoding response regulator, with protein sequence MSPHPSENRRILVVDDNEDIHDDFRRILSPREDTSDLDELEAALLGGTSTAAPRPPTFELTSAHQGSEALAKVQKALADGFPYALAFIDVRMPPGWDGVETLARIWQEDPSLQAVICSAYSDYSWEAMSARFGRTDRLLVLKKPFDPVEVRQMASALVEKWNHLARSPAPTSLALLPLSEDVVLLPLLGPVDPERLRQVREALVMGLSSRRARFAILDVTGAPGLGPELAEGLIGAARAVSLAGAELVLTGALPELVRALALLGGDLGGVRTHPTLQSGVAFALEKPR encoded by the coding sequence ATGAGCCCCCACCCGTCCGAGAACAGGCGAATCCTCGTCGTTGATGACAATGAGGATATCCATGATGACTTTCGCCGGATCCTCTCGCCCCGCGAGGATACCTCCGACCTGGACGAGCTGGAGGCAGCGCTCCTCGGCGGGACGAGCACGGCGGCACCCAGGCCGCCGACCTTCGAGCTGACGAGCGCCCACCAGGGCTCCGAGGCACTCGCGAAGGTCCAGAAGGCGCTGGCGGATGGCTTTCCCTACGCGCTCGCGTTCATCGACGTCCGGATGCCCCCGGGGTGGGATGGGGTCGAGACGCTCGCGCGCATCTGGCAGGAGGACCCGAGCCTCCAGGCCGTCATCTGCTCGGCCTACTCGGACTACTCCTGGGAGGCCATGAGCGCCCGCTTCGGCCGGACGGACCGCCTGCTCGTCCTCAAGAAACCGTTCGATCCCGTCGAGGTCCGCCAGATGGCGAGCGCCTTGGTGGAAAAGTGGAACCACCTCGCGCGGTCCCCGGCGCCGACGTCCCTGGCCCTCCTCCCGCTCTCCGAGGACGTCGTCCTCCTGCCGCTCCTCGGCCCGGTGGATCCAGAGCGGCTGCGACAGGTGAGGGAGGCGCTCGTGATGGGGCTGTCGAGCCGGCGCGCGCGGTTCGCCATTCTCGATGTGACGGGGGCGCCGGGCCTGGGCCCCGAACTCGCCGAGGGTCTCATCGGCGCCGCGCGGGCCGTGAGTCTGGCGGGTGCCGAGCTCGTCCTGACCGGAGCGCTGCCCGAGCTCGTGAGGGCCCTGGCGCTTCTCGGGGGCGACCTGGGCGGCGTGAGGACACATCCCACGCTGCAAAGCGGCGTCGCCTTCGCCCTGGAGAAGCCCCGATGA
- a CDS encoding L-lactate dehydrogenase, producing the protein MSKIAIIGAGAVGATVAYASMIRGVAKNIAIYDVNRAKVDAEVLDLNHGLQFVPMATLEGSDDIGVCAGADVIVITAGAKQKPGQTRMELAEANVALCRSLVPQLLKVAPDALLLLVTNPVDVLTYVVQKLSGLPTRRVLGSGTVLDSSRFRFLLARHLNVAVQNVHAIIAGEHGDSELPLWSLASVGGVPLMQWAVPGRARLTDEDRQRIFDNVRNAAYQVIQGKGATNYAIGLATAQILEALLHNEQRVLPVSSRLEGYLGIQDVCMSVPSIVNRGGVEAVLELPLNESEREGLKHSADTIRKAIRTLGF; encoded by the coding sequence GTGAGCAAGATCGCCATCATCGGAGCGGGCGCGGTGGGCGCCACGGTGGCCTACGCGTCCATGATTCGCGGAGTCGCCAAGAACATCGCCATCTATGACGTCAACCGGGCCAAGGTGGACGCGGAGGTGCTGGACCTGAACCATGGCCTCCAGTTCGTCCCCATGGCCACGCTGGAAGGCTCGGACGACATCGGCGTGTGCGCGGGGGCGGACGTCATCGTCATCACCGCGGGCGCCAAGCAGAAGCCCGGACAGACGCGCATGGAACTGGCGGAGGCGAACGTGGCGCTGTGCCGCTCGCTCGTGCCCCAGTTGCTGAAGGTCGCCCCTGACGCCCTGCTGCTGCTGGTGACCAACCCGGTGGACGTGTTGACGTACGTGGTGCAGAAGCTCAGCGGCCTGCCCACCAGGCGGGTACTCGGCAGCGGCACGGTGCTGGACTCCTCGCGCTTCCGCTTCCTGCTGGCACGTCACCTGAACGTGGCGGTGCAGAACGTCCACGCCATCATCGCGGGCGAGCATGGGGACTCGGAGCTCCCCCTGTGGAGCCTGGCCTCCGTGGGCGGGGTGCCCCTGATGCAGTGGGCCGTCCCCGGGCGCGCGCGGCTCACGGACGAGGACCGCCAGCGCATCTTCGACAACGTGCGCAACGCCGCCTACCAGGTCATCCAGGGCAAGGGCGCCACCAACTACGCCATCGGTCTGGCCACGGCGCAGATCCTCGAGGCGTTGCTCCACAACGAGCAGCGCGTCCTCCCGGTGAGCTCCCGCCTGGAGGGCTACCTGGGCATCCAGGATGTGTGCATGAGCGTGCCGAGCATCGTCAACCGCGGCGGCGTGGAGGCGGTGCTGGAGCTGCCCCTGAATGAGTCCGAGCGCGAGGGTTTGAAGCACAGCGCGGACACCATCCGGAAGGCCATCCGCACCCTGGGCTTCTGA